The following DNA comes from Triticum aestivum cultivar Chinese Spring chromosome 3D, IWGSC CS RefSeq v2.1, whole genome shotgun sequence.
CGCCTCCCTCCCGCCTCCGCCATCGCCGTAGCTCAGAGTTGCTCGCCTCGTGCGGCGGCTGAAGAGATAGATTTTTTTTTTTACTATAAGTGTCGGGAGGTGGGCGGTGCGGGGTGGAAACGAAACCGCCGTTTGTGTGACGGGCCGAACGGTCGCCAAACGTTATCCATTGTCAGCCGCGGCACCGTATGTTACTGTTTGACTACGATCGCATTCAACATATGAACCGACACGCCCTTGTCCCATTGGTACACGTAGTGAGAGCGGGCGAGCTCGTCCGCTCCATCGCCACTCTCTGTTTGATTGGTGCTAATCTACGATAGCAGTGTATATATGGGAACACAGCGAACTAAATCGACAAGGACGTACGACATCAAAAGTGAGCACCTGCAAATAGTGTCCCTCGAATTGGGTCACTGCTAGAGGCTGTGCTTGTCATGTTAATGTTCACAAAGTTAAATGATGGGAATAGAAAGGTCCCAAACTCTCACTCATCGTGTGTGCCTACCAGACTAGCTAGATCCACATATGCGCCTAGCTTCTACGGCCTCAGTGGGGTCCTGGTTTCATAAATAGGAAGCGCTTTTCCATTTCTTGACCTGGGATGAAAGGTTACTCTGCCAAGACAGCACTCATCTTGGGGTGAGCTTTCCTATGCTTTCAGCAATTAACCTCCACACTTGGTTAGTCATTGTTTATTTTAGGCATGATAACTGGTAAGGGCATGGACTATGAAAGCATTACTAGACGGTGGTGTCATGTCCTCTATGAAGCCATCGTTTcgtatatatactccctccgtttctttttactccgcatataagatttgtttgaagtcaaactaagcaaagtttgaccaaatttacatAAAAAATATCAATATTTACAATAATAAAATtatatagtatgaaaattaatttcatacgcatctaataatattggtttcatattgtgaatgttgatattttttaatataaacttagtcaaactttatattttataaagtttgactttgatcaaattttatatgcagactaaaaagaaacggagggagtaactatcaGCCAACATAAGCATCAGCAGCCCATAGGTCTCTTGTTTCTTCCTCTGGCTTACTTTTCCCATTTATTTCACTTTTCCTTCCTCATTCACACACCCATTTACCAGGAGATAAACAATGGGCTGCTGCTAATtcacccctttttttctttttctctagctTTTCCCTGAAGCACCCGCCTCTTCTGCAGGCGACACTAGTACCCTGCGAGATAGCCATTCCTGACACCCGAGCCTAGCTGGCTTGCGGAGCACCTAGTTGGGGCGACACATTGGCTATGCCCTAACTAGTACACCAGAGGCGCGTTCCTGCTTGTTTCATGAGAGAAAATGTTGAATAAATAAATAAGGGGCAATGTTGAGTTGCCTGTTTTTTTAAAGGATTCGGTGGCTTTCATTTGGACCATTAATTGACATTCAACGGCCGTCTTGTAGCCCGCAAATGCTATCCATACCCCTTCGCCTGCCGCGACCTTCTCCTTTCCGGCCACCCTCCAGCCCAGGTCGGATTGCCTGCTGCCACCACCAGAGGCTGGCGGCGCTACCGCACCACCTCGCCGCGTCCCCTCTGTCGGGGTGTCGCACCTCCCCGACAATCCCTCTAAACCCCTACCTTCTCCGGCGTTGGCGTTCGCTCCTGCACCCCGCACCCGAACTGGTCAAGTCTCGAACCTGCTCCCGCCGGCGATGCCACGAAGAGAATGGTGTGAATACGGGAAATATGATAAATGACACGTCACTTCTCACTCAAAACAGTCATCATGAGAGAAAATGTAGGAATCGAAAAATATCAGTTGCATGAGGATAAGCAAAACCCCCAAAAAACAAATCTTGACCCTTAGCGCAGGCATTTGGTAGTTAAAAAACATCATTTTTTTCTCGGTGTATATACAGGAGGTATGATAAATGACATGTCACTCCTCACTCACACAAGTGGTTTGGGCCACCTGTCGGTGACATATGATGGGGAATTTTATCTAAAGCTTTGCTAAACTAACACATGACATACATAAGACATTAGTTGTTGCATGTGGCCATCGGAAAAGAATGCAAGTAGTATAGATTACAACATGTCAACATCTGGCAAGCTCAGGCCCCAAAGCAAAGGAGGTGGGAATACATTCATGGGCAAGAAATGGAGAGAGATAACAGTTCAGAGCTATTCGAGTTTTGGTGGCAATAATAACAGATGGATACAACAAGAGCAAACTAGAGGTTTGCTGCCAAAAGGAAAATGAAAAGAGCAAACTAGTTATAGTTGACGTTTCAAAGACTCGCCTTGACGCAGTCTCTGTTGCTTACTCATACTATATTCGTCGAGGCACAGCGCCCGTCGTCGCTGTCGATCGACATTGCACACCTAACATTCCGTTGTATCCATCTCCGTTCGCCTCGGCGAGCATCAGTAGTAGGCGAAGCGTACGTGTAACCGCGCGCCTGCGATTTGTCAGAGCTGAGCCGTGCCCCCCATGCACAAACAACGAGACAAGACAATAGGGCCATACGTGGGCGTAGCAGGCAACAATTCGAAACGTGCGGGTGCTGCTGTCGCACATACTGCTACTTGCACAGCGTAGAGACGGCGCCCGCGCGCGCCGAAGCTTCCGCTGAGACGGGACCAGCAGGAGGAAGCTCGCCGCGAAAGCCCGGCGCCCAACGACGTCGCGCCGCTATAAATATACGACGCCTCGCCCGCTTGTCGTACTAGCTCCCCATGCACTGATCCATCGGCATACGCATGGCGGTAGCTGGAGTCGGGACAGCGTATCGCTTTCGCTTCCACCCACACGGCGCCGGCGTCGGCCGCTCGATGGCGTTTCCCCCGCCGCCGGGATCCGGCTGCCCGTACAGCTCCGGAGCCCCGTTGAGCTCTCCCGCCTTCGGTGCGGCCACCGGGCCCGGGGTGCTTCAGCAGCAGCTGGATGTCCTGGACTACTTGTCCGACGACGGCGGGGTGCCCGGCACGGTCGGCGCGCCGCTGCCGGTTGAGGCGGCGGTCGTGCCGGATGTTGGCTACTGTGATCATACGAGGTGAGTTTATATGACTCAGTTCGTGCATGCATGCCAAGACCAAGATGCACATTGTGATGTGAATCAAGTCGCATATATGCACAAACACAAGAGCGTGCAGAGTTTTGATCGGATCGGTTTGGGGATTGTTCTGGGCATAAATTTCAGTAGGGCGTCCGCGGTGGCGGCGAGCGGCAAGATCGCGTTCCGGACGAGGTCGGAGGAGGAGATACTGGACGATGGCTACAAGTGGAGGAAGTACGGCAAGAAGTCTGTCAAGAACAGCCCTAACCCAAGGTACCCAAAACTAACGAATAAATTACATCAAAAAAAAACTAACGAATAAATTTAATTTTGGATTGAATTGGAAAAGTTTAGCTCAAGGGTGCAGGAAGGGGTTAATTGG
Coding sequences within:
- the LOC123074628 gene encoding probable WRKY transcription factor 57; translation: MAVAGVGTAYRFRFHPHGAGVGRSMAFPPPPGSGCPYSSGAPLSSPAFGAATGPGVLQQQLDVLDYLSDDGGVPGTVGAPLPVEAAVVPDVGYCDHTRASAVAASGKIAFRTRSEEEILDDGYKWRKYGKKSVKNSPNPRNYYRCSTEGCYVKKRVERDKDDANYVVTMYEGVHNHASPGTVYYAAQDPASGRFFVTGTHHLAP